The Micromonospora sp. WMMD961 genome has a segment encoding these proteins:
- a CDS encoding class I SAM-dependent methyltransferase, which translates to MSRAHTTSDGEMRALPDRRPAATGDDDAPPSDEPVRATAHRQHWAVQTMAIAPDDQVLEIGCGRGAAVSLVADQLRTGRIIAVDRSATMVRLAIERNASHIAAGRAEIRCAGFESADLAAHRFSKIFAVNVSLFWLGDATQQIDRVRSLLAPGGQLYVFGERPTAAHATANLTATELLLQTHAFTTTRTSAVRGKGQVLTCVIGTPTE; encoded by the coding sequence GTGAGCAGAGCACACACCACGAGTGACGGTGAGATGCGTGCTCTGCCGGATCGTCGCCCGGCCGCCACCGGCGATGACGACGCTCCCCCGTCGGACGAGCCGGTGCGGGCGACAGCGCACCGGCAGCACTGGGCGGTGCAGACGATGGCCATCGCGCCCGACGACCAGGTCTTGGAGATCGGCTGCGGACGAGGGGCAGCGGTCTCCCTGGTCGCCGACCAGCTCAGGACCGGCCGGATCATCGCCGTCGACCGCTCGGCGACGATGGTGCGACTCGCCATCGAACGGAACGCCAGCCACATCGCCGCCGGCAGGGCCGAGATCCGATGCGCCGGATTCGAGTCGGCCGACCTCGCCGCTCACCGCTTCAGCAAGATTTTCGCGGTGAACGTCAGCCTGTTCTGGTTGGGCGACGCGACGCAGCAGATCGACCGGGTACGAAGCCTGCTGGCACCTGGCGGGCAGCTCTACGTCTTCGGTGAGCGGCCCACCGCCGCACACGCCACGGCGAATCTCACCGCGACCGAACTGCTGCTGCAAACTCACGCCTTCACGACAACCAGGACGAGCGCCGTCCGCGGTAAGGGCCAGGTGCTCACCTGCGTCATCGGCACACCGACCGAGTAG
- a CDS encoding pore-forming ESAT-6 family protein — translation MSTDRRSFDVGTSQQVQGDLAGIIARLEAVISQRSADVSAAMADFQADGVSEEYRTVEDRWNRAAGEVRTIIDLVKTTMVKNDETATTTLAKARTAVQSIG, via the coding sequence ATGAGCACAGACCGACGCAGCTTTGACGTGGGAACTTCGCAGCAGGTCCAGGGTGACCTCGCCGGGATCATCGCCCGGCTGGAGGCGGTGATCTCCCAACGCAGCGCGGATGTTTCGGCGGCGATGGCGGACTTCCAGGCCGACGGTGTTTCCGAGGAATACCGGACGGTCGAGGATCGGTGGAACCGCGCCGCGGGTGAGGTACGCACGATCATCGATCTGGTGAAGACCACGATGGTGAAGAACGACGAGACGGCGACGACCACACTGGCCAAGGCGCGCACGGCGGTCCAGTCGATCGGCTGA
- a CDS encoding DUF6507 family protein: MSAWDISPGGVRDVLNRTHAAAAPFEGQMKNFNSALEGSAVQSSSEIVGQALQGFVESIRADLEFVFTRTGACMNAAAQATNAYVQGDLDMAANAQRSASAAPDPSATMPGPGRQAVPQ, encoded by the coding sequence GTGAGCGCCTGGGATATCTCCCCCGGTGGAGTGCGTGATGTCCTGAATCGCACGCATGCCGCAGCCGCCCCGTTCGAGGGGCAGATGAAGAATTTCAACTCGGCGTTGGAGGGTTCTGCCGTCCAGTCGAGTTCGGAGATCGTCGGGCAGGCACTTCAGGGCTTCGTTGAGTCGATCCGCGCGGATCTTGAGTTCGTGTTCACTCGCACGGGGGCGTGCATGAATGCGGCGGCACAGGCGACGAACGCATATGTCCAGGGTGATCTGGACATGGCCGCGAACGCGCAGCGCAGCGCCTCGGCGGCACCCGACCCGTCGGCCACCATGCCGGGTCCGGGCCGTCAGGCGGTGCCACAATGA
- a CDS encoding YwqJ-related putative deaminase, translating to MINPGEIPQIPGNMELLATHAQTIKTTGVDFANTGQAVDTTWQGLAAVYEAPEAAQLFAASGPIRTVSASVGEDVQAVGTALATYATEVKEIKAQLVALKGQAEQFVASTRDDDDWREDEGKVNQHNGLISAVNTQVAAFFEAQRKCANTINALYGGRQYRADNADGQADDGEYGFDANTLNAAAGEDGALPWGSTEEHDRGFLGDVGAFFGGVGEGFVTMLGDLGALIGRDPTTGEWSWDTAGQSWLGLGKFVWAVSIYINPVTIVIDQTVGMPFMEKGEAGNLLLNAGKSIIAYDMWSEDKSRAGGLAAFNIVSAVVGTKGAASGLRGAGAAVNSIRGSATAARISAGLVRAGNWLDNLPTVGEVAINFAKKFDIQIPQLGLVPAIADDVPTTRGFDVEMPSDRSPNTMNMDGGNNPGGNTPGGRTPGESTTGNLPDDNPPVRNLPEDTPPVRNPPDDTPPVREVPDDNTPSGNVPDDNTPGNVPDDNTPGNLPDDNTPGNLPDDNTPGNLPDDNTRLPDGTQRIPEDRTAPQELGRVEGDVTRDADGLITHVDGKPLDEYLRDTATQRTDEIRNMRDTGVISAKETGPVNSVAVDLRTGEVFEGVNGRPRDVIPDENLHPVLRERLEQMRADGPYPQYNRDGTPMMRDGEQVTTPYPHGDNPLRHAEVKAVNEMLWRRGPDVDASVMSEFRVDNRFPFRSDGQVAAPCCANCHRLLAGTPSNAGRLTYDSGHPDSQFIPE from the coding sequence ATGATCAATCCGGGGGAGATCCCGCAGATCCCGGGAAACATGGAACTGCTGGCCACCCACGCACAGACGATCAAGACCACCGGTGTCGACTTCGCCAATACCGGTCAGGCGGTCGACACCACCTGGCAGGGGTTGGCCGCGGTATACGAGGCACCGGAGGCGGCGCAGTTGTTCGCCGCGTCCGGCCCGATCCGCACCGTGTCAGCGTCGGTCGGCGAGGACGTCCAGGCCGTCGGCACCGCCCTGGCCACCTATGCCACAGAGGTCAAGGAGATCAAGGCCCAACTCGTGGCGCTCAAGGGCCAAGCCGAACAGTTCGTCGCGTCCACCAGGGACGACGACGACTGGCGTGAGGACGAAGGCAAGGTCAACCAGCACAACGGGTTGATCTCCGCGGTGAACACGCAGGTCGCCGCGTTCTTCGAAGCGCAACGCAAGTGCGCCAACACGATCAACGCCCTCTACGGTGGCCGCCAGTACCGGGCCGACAACGCCGACGGCCAGGCCGACGACGGCGAGTACGGGTTTGACGCCAACACCCTCAACGCGGCAGCCGGTGAGGACGGGGCTCTGCCCTGGGGCAGCACCGAGGAACACGACCGCGGCTTCCTCGGTGACGTCGGGGCGTTCTTCGGCGGCGTCGGTGAAGGCTTCGTCACCATGCTCGGAGACCTCGGTGCGCTGATCGGACGCGACCCCACCACCGGCGAATGGAGTTGGGACACCGCCGGGCAGTCCTGGCTGGGTCTGGGCAAGTTCGTCTGGGCGGTCTCGATCTACATCAACCCGGTCACCATCGTGATCGACCAGACCGTCGGCATGCCGTTCATGGAGAAGGGCGAAGCCGGCAACCTTCTCCTCAACGCGGGCAAGAGCATCATCGCCTACGACATGTGGAGCGAGGACAAGTCGAGGGCTGGGGGCCTCGCCGCGTTCAACATCGTCTCCGCCGTCGTCGGCACCAAGGGCGCCGCCTCCGGTCTACGCGGCGCCGGCGCAGCCGTCAACAGCATCCGGGGCAGCGCGACCGCCGCCCGCATCAGCGCCGGACTGGTCCGCGCCGGCAACTGGCTCGACAACCTGCCCACCGTGGGCGAGGTCGCCATCAACTTCGCCAAGAAGTTCGACATCCAGATTCCGCAGCTCGGGCTGGTGCCCGCGATCGCGGACGACGTGCCGACCACACGCGGCTTCGACGTCGAGATGCCGAGCGACCGCAGTCCCAACACCATGAACATGGACGGCGGCAACAATCCCGGCGGCAACACACCCGGCGGGCGCACCCCGGGCGAGTCCACGACAGGCAATCTCCCCGATGACAACCCGCCGGTGAGAAACCTGCCCGAAGACACCCCGCCCGTCCGGAACCCTCCGGACGACACCCCGCCCGTCAGAGAGGTGCCGGACGACAACACGCCCTCCGGCAACGTCCCCGACGACAACACCCCCGGCAACGTCCCCGACGACAACACCCCCGGCAACCTGCCCGACGACAACACCCCCGGCAACCTGCCCGACGACAACACCCCCGGCAACCTGCCCGACGACAACACGAGGCTGCCCGACGGGACGCAACGCATACCGGAGGACCGCACCGCTCCCCAGGAACTCGGGCGGGTGGAAGGTGACGTCACCCGCGACGCCGACGGTCTCATCACTCACGTCGACGGCAAGCCGCTGGACGAATACTTGCGCGACACGGCCACCCAACGCACCGACGAAATCCGGAACATGCGCGACACGGGCGTGATCTCGGCGAAGGAGACCGGCCCGGTCAACTCGGTCGCTGTCGACCTGCGTACCGGCGAGGTCTTCGAGGGTGTCAACGGGCGCCCGAGGGACGTCATCCCCGACGAGAACCTGCACCCGGTACTGCGGGAACGCCTCGAACAGATGCGCGCCGACGGTCCGTACCCGCAGTACAACCGCGACGGCACCCCGATGATGCGCGACGGCGAGCAGGTCACGACCCCGTACCCGCACGGCGACAACCCGCTGCGACACGCCGAGGTCAAGGCCGTCAACGAGATGTTGTGGCGGCGCGGCCCGGACGTCGACGCGAGTGTCATGTCCGAGTTCCGCGTCGACAACCGTTTCCCGTTCCGATCCGATGGGCAAGTGGCCGCCCCGTGCTGCGCGAACTGCCATAGGCTGCTGGCGGGCACGCCCAGCAACGCCGGGCGTCTCACCTATGACAGCGGCCATCCCGATAGCCAGTTCATCCCGGAGTAA
- a CDS encoding DUF6177 family protein — protein sequence MGEPMTGATDTITDRAVVLHQHRVVVGLSPWLAEAAVDAVRNGLLLQLVTPADGSITYPLEVMLAQAQGQWVVRAGDQYRDGLTGLPLHWDGRCFSASNGSPTGGPLPTAVPWSGGLEIQIVTLHPATEALELGGSTEAAVRALTGNDPVGWGVAEPVTERWSRRELTSFCRTRAPAPSSVAIVGGEQRSALLGVLTVERVDVGVREQLRIAGPPLSEVDEETVEALAEKLATTVRSMIVTVHPGRSRGLRSSTPSLPALPLGILVGRQEQALDSEPETVPGRALGRGARRAWWYRVDRGPGAPYENLTAVLRRYGLSTAGQGNG from the coding sequence ATGGGCGAACCGATGACCGGCGCGACCGACACGATCACCGACCGGGCCGTCGTCCTGCACCAGCACCGCGTCGTCGTGGGCCTCTCACCCTGGCTCGCCGAAGCGGCGGTCGACGCGGTCCGCAACGGGTTGCTGCTCCAACTCGTCACACCGGCCGACGGCTCCATCACGTACCCGCTCGAAGTGATGCTGGCGCAGGCCCAGGGTCAGTGGGTGGTGCGCGCCGGCGACCAGTACCGCGACGGGCTCACCGGGTTGCCTCTGCACTGGGACGGCCGATGCTTCTCGGCGTCCAACGGGTCGCCTACCGGTGGTCCGCTGCCGACCGCCGTACCCTGGTCCGGCGGCTTGGAGATCCAGATCGTCACGCTGCACCCGGCCACCGAGGCCCTGGAACTCGGCGGCAGCACCGAGGCCGCCGTGCGCGCCCTCACCGGCAACGACCCGGTCGGTTGGGGCGTCGCCGAGCCGGTGACCGAGCGGTGGTCGCGCCGCGAGCTCACGTCGTTCTGCCGTACGCGGGCACCGGCACCATCCAGCGTGGCGATCGTCGGCGGAGAGCAACGTTCGGCGCTGCTCGGGGTCCTGACGGTCGAGCGGGTCGACGTCGGCGTCCGCGAACAGCTCCGAATCGCCGGCCCTCCGCTGTCGGAGGTCGACGAGGAGACGGTCGAGGCGCTCGCGGAGAAGTTGGCGACGACAGTGCGCAGCATGATCGTGACCGTGCACCCGGGCCGATCGCGCGGGCTACGGTCCAGCACGCCGAGCCTCCCCGCGCTGCCGCTGGGCATCCTGGTCGGCCGTCAGGAACAGGCGCTCGACTCCGAGCCGGAGACGGTCCCGGGTCGGGCGCTCGGCCGGGGCGCGCGCCGCGCGTGGTGGTACAGGGTGGACAGGGGGCCGGGCGCCCCGTACGAGAACCTCACCGCGGTGTTGCGCAGGTACGGCCTGAGCACCGCCGGCCAGGGCAACGGCTGA
- the eccCa gene encoding type VII secretion protein EccCa has translation MSTRMVHRPTRVARPASTMEPLVLDAPPQLPDGRSAVGLQALLPMAGAGVAMSMMMFLRGSGFAALGAVVMVVALAAAGAMYLTQLGKAGRQRRVQRERYQDYLEELREQLREDEQRLQEQATVLDPPVSRLLDVIRSPARLWERRRADIDFLRVRVGMGALPVRPMQLREQSTPTNPLDPFMRHEAQSLMRRFELTPGLPVRVDLDCAGDVSVISPDYDEVVALASAILVQVAAFHAPDDVTLAIVTTPERATTWRWARWLPHLLDRTSIGPTGPTPLLVTTPETLAELLAADLEERATNALKSFRHNAGRAEARTRSRLLVIDDAHGEVARALASPDQFVGLGSLGVTVVHLLADRLQEPGDISRRITIDRGALALEDLTASPPMTVVGTVDEVPVPLVEGLARAIAPLRLSADSYDDGTGTPPADFQDLLGLSDPTNLDLATLWRPRGERDFLRVPIGVDPVGRPVLLDLKESAQLGMGPHGLCVGATGSGKSELLRTLVLALAASHPPERLAMVLVDYKGGATFAPFAEMPHVSGLITNLVADAALVERMYTSLDGEVQRRQQLLADAGKVTDIVEYHLLRAVQGERSTLPPLPHLLVLIDEFGELLAAKSEFIDLFLRIGRIGRSIGVHLLLSSQRVEQGKMRGLENYLAYRLGLRTLTEMESRTVLDTVDAFQLPPLPGNGYLKVDVSIYQRFKAAYVSGPLTDGADAELAPIVGPMAKPMPVIGTVRRDTDDGVPEEPKATRRTTGPTLLSTVVEQMATSDQRVQAIWLPPLPPALTLDQAAGGIRSTPEGLRLEIAGSAGNGLPVPLGRLDDPARQWQGPWLVDLASSGGNALVLGGPGTGKTTALRTLALGLATTYRPTDVGIYGIDLLGNGLSGLVGLPHVGGVASREDRERIRRTVDEVHAMLAQRQRIYTQHQFDTIDDLRAAGEHVRAEVGCVDVVLLIDGYGQLNAEFESLEPKVHDLLARGGRYGIHVIGTARRWNEVRAAQQVAFANRIELRLTEPAESSIDGRLARGISSDQAGRALTSGKLFAQVALPRLDGQPDPATAGLVAAAESVRGSWSGPLPPPVRVLPAVLPLTDLATAPAGHGVVPFGRFESDFTPAVLDLFGRDQHFLVLGDPRTGKTNLLRLVAEELMGQYTSDELVFAVFDPRRGLADVVPESYLGGYATNATLAQQLSAAVCKELATRQPSDLARPRIVLLIDDYDILAASASQPLGAFVPYVAAARDTGLHVVMTRRVAGASRGLFEPFPLAVREAGCLSLLMSGDRTEGQLFTGVRPTVLPVGRGQLIRPGNAPRMTQTAYLGETKEH, from the coding sequence ATGTCGACGCGTATGGTGCACCGCCCCACCCGGGTCGCCCGCCCGGCGTCCACCATGGAACCGCTTGTGCTGGACGCCCCACCGCAGCTGCCCGACGGGCGATCCGCGGTGGGGCTCCAGGCGCTGCTGCCGATGGCTGGCGCGGGCGTGGCGATGAGCATGATGATGTTCCTGCGGGGCTCCGGCTTCGCGGCGCTGGGCGCGGTGGTCATGGTCGTCGCGCTGGCGGCGGCCGGGGCGATGTACCTCACCCAGCTCGGTAAGGCCGGTCGGCAGCGCCGGGTCCAGCGCGAGCGGTACCAGGACTACCTGGAAGAGCTACGCGAGCAGCTACGCGAGGACGAGCAACGCCTCCAGGAACAGGCGACAGTGCTCGACCCGCCGGTCAGCCGGCTGCTCGACGTGATCCGCAGCCCGGCGCGACTCTGGGAACGCCGCCGCGCGGACATCGACTTCCTGCGGGTACGGGTAGGCATGGGTGCGCTACCCGTCCGGCCGATGCAACTGCGTGAGCAGAGCACACCGACCAACCCGCTCGACCCCTTCATGCGCCACGAGGCGCAGTCGCTGATGCGCCGCTTCGAACTGACGCCGGGGCTGCCGGTCCGGGTCGACCTGGACTGCGCCGGCGACGTCAGCGTGATCTCGCCGGACTACGACGAGGTGGTCGCCCTTGCCAGCGCGATCCTCGTCCAGGTCGCCGCGTTCCATGCCCCTGACGACGTGACGCTCGCGATCGTCACCACGCCGGAGCGGGCGACGACCTGGCGGTGGGCGCGTTGGCTGCCGCACCTGCTGGACCGGACCTCGATCGGCCCGACCGGCCCCACCCCGCTGCTGGTCACCACCCCCGAGACGCTCGCCGAACTCCTCGCCGCGGACCTGGAGGAGCGGGCCACGAACGCGCTCAAGTCGTTCCGCCACAACGCCGGACGTGCCGAGGCCCGCACCCGGTCGCGGCTGCTGGTCATCGACGACGCCCACGGCGAGGTTGCCCGCGCGTTGGCGAGCCCCGACCAGTTCGTCGGTCTCGGGAGCCTCGGTGTCACAGTGGTCCACCTGCTCGCCGACCGGCTGCAGGAGCCTGGCGACATCTCCCGGCGGATCACCATCGACCGGGGTGCGCTCGCGCTGGAGGATCTCACCGCGTCGCCGCCGATGACCGTGGTCGGCACTGTCGACGAGGTGCCGGTGCCATTGGTGGAGGGCCTCGCCCGTGCCATCGCACCGCTGCGGCTGTCGGCCGACTCGTACGACGACGGCACGGGCACCCCGCCGGCCGACTTCCAGGACCTGCTGGGGTTGTCCGATCCCACGAACCTGGACCTGGCCACGCTGTGGCGGCCCCGGGGCGAGCGGGACTTCCTGCGCGTACCGATCGGTGTGGACCCGGTGGGCCGCCCGGTGCTACTCGACCTGAAGGAATCCGCGCAGCTCGGCATGGGCCCGCACGGGCTGTGTGTCGGCGCCACCGGGTCGGGCAAGAGCGAGCTGCTGAGGACGCTCGTCCTCGCCCTGGCGGCGAGCCACCCGCCCGAACGGCTGGCGATGGTGCTCGTCGACTACAAGGGTGGTGCGACGTTCGCACCGTTCGCCGAGATGCCGCACGTCTCCGGGCTGATCACCAACCTGGTCGCCGACGCCGCGCTGGTGGAACGGATGTACACCAGCCTCGACGGTGAGGTGCAGCGGCGCCAGCAGTTGCTCGCCGACGCGGGAAAGGTCACCGACATCGTCGAGTACCACCTGCTGCGCGCGGTGCAGGGCGAGCGCAGCACCCTGCCTCCGCTGCCGCACCTGCTCGTGCTCATCGACGAGTTCGGCGAGCTGCTCGCGGCCAAGTCGGAGTTCATCGACCTGTTCCTCCGGATCGGCCGGATCGGCCGGTCGATCGGTGTGCACCTGCTGCTGTCCAGCCAACGGGTCGAGCAGGGCAAGATGCGCGGCCTGGAGAACTACCTGGCCTACCGCCTCGGGCTGCGCACGCTCACCGAGATGGAGTCGCGCACCGTCCTCGACACGGTCGACGCGTTCCAACTGCCTCCGTTGCCCGGCAACGGGTATCTGAAGGTCGACGTCTCGATCTACCAGCGGTTCAAGGCCGCCTACGTCTCCGGCCCGCTCACCGACGGAGCCGACGCCGAACTCGCCCCGATCGTCGGCCCGATGGCGAAGCCGATGCCGGTGATCGGCACCGTCCGCCGGGACACCGACGACGGCGTACCCGAGGAGCCGAAGGCGACCAGGCGCACCACGGGCCCGACGCTGCTCTCGACAGTGGTCGAGCAGATGGCCACGAGTGACCAGCGCGTTCAGGCGATCTGGCTGCCGCCGTTGCCGCCCGCCCTCACCCTCGACCAGGCGGCCGGTGGGATCCGCAGCACCCCGGAGGGGCTCCGCTTGGAGATCGCCGGGTCGGCCGGCAACGGGCTCCCGGTGCCGCTCGGCCGCCTCGACGATCCGGCCCGTCAGTGGCAGGGCCCCTGGCTGGTCGACCTGGCCAGCAGTGGCGGCAACGCACTCGTGCTCGGTGGGCCCGGCACCGGCAAGACGACCGCGCTGCGCACCCTGGCGCTGGGACTGGCCACCACCTACCGCCCTACCGACGTCGGCATCTACGGCATCGACCTGCTCGGCAACGGGCTGTCGGGCCTGGTCGGGTTGCCCCACGTCGGCGGCGTCGCCAGTCGCGAGGACCGGGAGCGCATCCGCCGCACCGTCGACGAGGTGCACGCCATGCTCGCGCAGCGCCAGCGGATCTACACCCAGCACCAGTTCGACACCATCGACGACCTGCGCGCCGCTGGCGAACACGTACGCGCGGAGGTGGGCTGTGTCGACGTGGTGCTGCTGATCGACGGGTACGGCCAGCTCAACGCCGAGTTCGAGAGCCTCGAACCCAAGGTGCACGACCTGCTTGCCAGGGGCGGCCGGTACGGCATCCACGTGATCGGCACCGCCCGGCGGTGGAACGAGGTTCGCGCCGCGCAGCAGGTCGCCTTCGCCAACCGCATCGAGCTGCGGCTCACCGAGCCCGCCGAGTCCAGCATCGACGGCAGGCTGGCCCGGGGCATCTCGTCGGACCAGGCCGGCCGGGCGCTGACCAGCGGGAAGCTGTTCGCCCAGGTCGCCCTGCCGCGCCTCGACGGCCAACCGGATCCGGCGACCGCCGGGCTGGTCGCGGCGGCCGAGTCGGTACGCGGATCGTGGTCGGGCCCGCTGCCGCCACCCGTGCGGGTGCTCCCCGCGGTGCTGCCGCTGACCGATCTCGCCACCGCCCCGGCCGGGCACGGGGTGGTGCCCTTCGGCCGGTTCGAGAGTGACTTCACCCCCGCTGTGCTCGACCTCTTCGGTCGAGACCAACACTTCCTCGTCCTCGGTGACCCCCGGACCGGTAAGACGAACCTGTTGCGGCTCGTAGCCGAGGAGTTGATGGGGCAGTACACGTCCGACGAGTTGGTGTTCGCCGTGTTCGACCCGCGCCGAGGGCTCGCCGACGTGGTGCCGGAGTCCTACCTCGGTGGTTACGCCACCAACGCGACGCTCGCCCAGCAGTTGTCGGCGGCGGTGTGCAAGGAACTGGCCACGAGGCAGCCGTCCGACCTGGCACGGCCACGGATCGTGCTGCTCATCGACGACTACGACATCCTCGCCGCGTCGGCCAGCCAACCGCTGGGCGCGTTCGTCCCGTATGTGGCGGCCGCGCGTGATACCGGGCTGCACGTGGTGATGACGCGCCGGGTGGCCGGTGCGTCGCGCGGCCTGTTCGAGCCGTTCCCGCTGGCCGTGCGCGAGGCCGGTTGTCTGAGTCTGCTCATGTCCGGTGACCGCACCGAGGGCCAACTGTTCACAGGGGTGCGGCCAACGGTCCTACCGGTGGGGCGCGGGCAGCTCATCCGCCCAGGTAACGCCCCGCGCATGACGCAGACCGCGTACCTCGGCGAAACCAAGGAGCACTGA